Proteins encoded by one window of Brachyhypopomus gauderio isolate BG-103 unplaced genomic scaffold, BGAUD_0.2 sc122, whole genome shotgun sequence:
- the kiaa2012 gene encoding uncharacterized protein KIAA2012 homolog isoform X3 — MSKAKMGCKSSLTQRVTHLSHSHRGPRAEHDHVTHLTGEGMEEYTSFQGQADPGCPRGGQVRYQPRFLCAPRPQGPPSGSLPPITPGMTASRWGPHQAPDDPVTFIASGPGRQLTTRDVKSLKTTLELPQVQMSAISEEESSAEEEWAGQSDGHMVSECLAACPKDINAQWKDDATEPGGEGKGRSAYTVLRLGCAHLSGVRRHTEEAFQQSHVKQCDTNTRLGRVNTPPNPRYSLLHLPPIGQDLPAGSNSKSHRVGTVKAGGGSEESREDSVPRLPDIRIPDVNTEAPCPMPSERTILRKVLILLPSVPEPNETHLPHDGSRGPPEYKAVREDVLGSNEEQRADPIRRGQGGTLEHECWCKAGDQDPLICFEPEEDKEHQTTPGLLPPIAGHRGPGKQSSMAAYRQDPVDQTESQSGIIRGSLPLELRECQKGGALGTLIMGPAGEIIRLSLWDPLTKTEDHPVLDDATAEHVLRIMTSEGVLEKPWTILLEEQHPPTALVGDGAEEGLQNPGASVKGTNEEIPTPRKARTPDRTAPAQTDRAPVDYTHPVEAMKTSGTYGNGAIEEQACTPEEGSGKEKHSAEHQPHSNILSSGTNTKAQSRRRTRGPQPEGGGTPGSLQSKSVSASSLQRTALSNRTAAEELSHKAKTKPQMESFKHSVPGLGKTRSRRAGGEEDAEVVQTRKGKTGKRKEEFDQDRRRFREDAHSEDTTPQTDVDAESLHADVTADSTPSGPKRKEKKTEAEDEKPKAEPTKSQSKAKQGRKKVKGQAAFVVGKPRTSQEVKQSTKEVDSPERVKTASDTEVKEAEEDLSDVRALCDGVPEHCVDADLLTVCPEDHVTTDSSRSLNSAHSVGTESSRRSSRAAAESGPCSPAPPTPRCPSPHSSSPRCPSPHRPSPRQPAAVQAHHPTSNPSKSPSSADAKGNDEAMNMRETTALAQRAGQRRLEVERKRKEKEEESRRRQEREEREEAMRQELEEEQRQRAEQARLRKLREEEETQREEEREREQLRRQRTQLEQERRRQEEKRRLLECLQTERREEEQRRAAETKRRLQEEEVRRQEEWKKLQEMDETERLEYLRRQREEEEERRKAAEERRRAEEEAARRSEEEAAALAELFLRQRAALEQQLRFHRGLFAEAAGLEQTQDVSRPWVFSYFALLKLLGLGEEYDGTQKSEC; from the exons ATG TCCAAGGCCAAGATGGGATGCAAGTCCAGTCTCACTCAACGTGTCACtcatctctcacactcacaccggGGGCCCAGAGCAGAGCACGACCATGTGACTCATCTCACAGGTGAAG GGATGGAGGAGTATACTTCCTTCCAAGGTCAGGCCGACCCGGGGTGCCCCAGAGGAGGGCAGGTGAGATATCAACCACGCTTCCTCTGCGCACCGCGACCACAGGGGCCTCCCTCGGGGTCTCTCCCACCCATCACCCCCGGTATGACGGCCAGCCGCTGGGGACCTCACCAGGCACCAG ATGACCCCGTGACCTTTATTGCAAGCGGACCAGGGAGGCAGTTGACAACGAGAGATGTGAAGAGCCTTAAAACCACATTGGAGCTTCCCCAAGTTCAGATGAGCGCAATCTCTGAAGAAGAGTCTAGTGCGGAGGAAGAGTGGGCGGGGCAATCTGATGGTCACATG GTCTCGGAGTGTTTGGCCGCCTGTCCAAAGGACATAAACGCTCAGTGGAAAGACGACGCAACAGAGCCAGGTGGCGAGGGGAAGGGCCGCTCTGCCTACACGGTCCTGCGTTTGGGATGCGCTCACCTTTCAGGAGTCAGAAGACACACAGAGGAAGCGTTCCAGCAAAGCCATG TGAAACAGTGTGATACAAACACACGCCTGGGGAGAGTGAACACACCACCAAATCCCAGATACAGCCTCCTCCATCTACCTCCCATTGGTCAAGACCTCCCAGCAGGGTCAAACAGCAAGAGCCATAGA GTCGGTACCGTGAAGGCTGGGGGCGGAAGCGAAGAAAGCCGGGAGGATTCGGTTCCGCGGTTGCCAGATATACGCATCCCTGACGTAAACACAGAAGCCCCATGTCCCATGCCCTCAGAGAGGACCATACTCAGGAAAGTCCTCATACTGCTCCCTTCTGTACCAGAACCAAACGAGACACACCTGCCACATG ATGGGTCTCGTGGTCCTCCTGAGTACAAGGCAGTGAGGGAAGACGTCCTGGGTAGTAATGAAGAGCAGAGAGCAGATCCAATCAGAAGAGGGCAAGGCGGGACCCTTGAACATGAATGCTGGTGTAAAGCAGGAGATCAAGACCCCCTCATTTGCTTTGAACCTGAGGAAGACAAAG AGCATCAGACCACTCCAGGTCTGCTGCCTCCCATTGCTGGTCATAGGGGTCCAGGAAAGCAGAGTTCTATGGCTGCCTACAGACAAGACCCTGTAGACCAGACAGAGTCTCAGTCTGGCATCATCCGAGGCAGCCTTCCTCTGGAGCTGAGAG AGTGTCAGAAGGGCGGCGCACTGGGCACCTTAATAATGGGTCCTGCTGGGGAGATCATACGCTTGTCTCTCTGGGATCCCTTAACCAAGACCGAGGACCACCCAGTTCTGGATGACGCCACTGCGGAACATG TTCTCAGGATTATGACTTCTGAAGGAGTTCTGGAAAAACCTTGGACTATATTACTGGAGGAGCAGCATCCGCCCACAG CGCTGGTTGGCGACGGAGCGGAAGAAGGCCTCCAGAACCCGGGTGCTTCCGTGAAGGGCACAAACGAGGAGATCCCGACACCGCGGAAGGCCCGGACACCTGACCGCACAGCGCCGGCTCAGACG GATAGAGCTCCCGTTGACTACACCCATCCCGTGGAAGCGATGAAAACCTCTGGCACTTATGGGAATGGAGCTATAGAGGAGCAG GCCTGCACACCTGAGGAAGGCTCAGGGAAGGAGAAGCACTCTGCAGAACACCAGCCCCATAGCAACA TTCTTTCCTCAGGGACCAATACCAAGGCACAGAGCAGAAGAAGGACAAGAGGTCCACAGCCTGAGGGTGGAGGGACTCCGGGGTCACTGCAGTCCAAATCCGTGTCTGCTAGCAGCCTTCAAAGAACAGCTCTGTCCAACCGCACAGCTGCCGAGGAACTTTCTCATAAAGCGAAGACCAAACCCCAGATGGAGTCGTTCAAACATTCAGT CCCCGGTCTAGGAAAGACTCGGTCCAGGAGAGCAGGTGGGGAAGAAGATGCAGAAGTCGTCCAAACGAGGAAAGGGAAGACCGGAAAGAGAAAGGAAGAGTTTGATCAGGACCGCAGAAGGTTTAGAGAGGACGCTCACTCAGAGGACACGACTCCGCAAACGGACGTTGACGCGGAGTCGCTCCATGCTGACGTCACTGCAGACTCAACTCCCAGTGGCCCGAAGCGA AAGGAAAAGAAAACAGAGGCGGAGGATGAGAAACCAAAGGCAGAGCCCACAAAATCACAGAGCAAAGCAAAACAAGGGAGAaagaaggtcaaaggtcaagcaGCATTTGTTGTGG GTAAACCGAGGACATCACAGGAAGTAAAGCAGAGTACAAAGGAAGTAGACAGTCCAGAGAGAGTGAAAACAGCCTCTGACACAGAGGTgaaagaggcagaggaagatCTGTCAGACGTGCGTGCCCTCTGCGATGGCGTTCCTGAGCACTGTGTGGATGCTGATCTGCTCACGGTTTGCCCAGAGGACCATGTGACTACGGACTCCAGCAGATCACTCAACTCTGCCCACTCCGTAGGCACAGAGAGCTCTAGGAGAAGCAGTAGAGCAGCAGCAGAGTCTGGGCCCTGTAGTccagctccacccaccccacgttgcccctccccccactcctcctccccccgctgcccctccccccaccgcCCCTCCCCCCGCCAGCCAGCTGCAGTACAAGCACACCATCCTACATCAAACCCTTCCAAGTCTCCATCAAGTGCTGAT GCGAAAGGCAACGATGAGGCCATGAACATGAGGGAGACCACAGCACTGGCTCAGAGGGCAGGACAGCGCCGCCTAGAGGTGGAGAGGAAAAGGAAGGAGAAAGAAGAGGAGAGCAGAAGACGGCAAGagcgtgaggagagagaggaggcgaTGCgtcaggagctggaggaggagcagagGCAGAGAGCTGAGCAGGCCAG GCTGAGAAAGCTcagagaagaagaggagacacagagagaggaggagagagagagagaacagctgaGGAGGCAGCGGACCCAGTTGgagcaggagaggaggaggcaggaggagaagaggaggctTCTGGAGTGCCTCCAAACGGAGAGGCGAGAGGAGGAGCAGAGACGGGCAG CCGAAACGAAGCGTCGACTGCAAGAGGAGGAGGTGCGACGACAGGAGGAGTGGAAGAAGCTGCAGGAGATGGACGAGACGGAGAGACTGGAGTATTTACGCAGGCAgcgagaggaggaagaagagaggaggaaggcGGCGGAGGAGAGGAGGCGAGCAGAGGAGGAAGCGGCCAGGCGGAGTGAAGAGGAAGCAGCCGCGCTGGCTGAACTCTTCCTCAG GCAGAGGGCAGCACTGGAACAGCAACTGAGGTTCCACAGGGGTCTTTTTGCAGAGGCCGCGGGTCTGGAACAAACACAAGACGTCTCTCGCCCATGGGTGTTCTCCTACTTTGCCCTGCTGAAACTGCTGGGCTTAGGGGAGGAGTATGACGGCACACAGAAGTCCGAGTGTTGA